A region from the Sandaracinus amylolyticus genome encodes:
- a CDS encoding LysR family transcriptional regulator, whose product MDWGDLAFFLAVTRTGSLGAAAKRLGVATTTVSRRIDALEASLGLPLLERRPDGVRATAHGARIVALAEPIEAQAAELERAALTLREGGIARVRVSATETVIADLLAPRLPRLIERAPDVRVELRSSAALVSLARHEADLAIRMSRPTDSALIAKRLPALRLGLWASAGYLGRRAPDAIDLACERLLGYDEGYGLIPEVRWFRESGLDDALVMRTTSTRALLASAVAGAGIALLPEALARPAGLIEVPSPRGLVPRSPWLLVHRDLARVPAVRAVSAWIVESIEHAVRGGRPPRPANGPDRRFRARPGG is encoded by the coding sequence ATGGACTGGGGCGATCTCGCGTTCTTCCTCGCGGTCACGCGCACGGGGTCGCTCGGCGCGGCCGCCAAGCGGCTCGGCGTCGCGACCACCACCGTCTCGCGGCGCATCGACGCGCTCGAGGCCTCGCTCGGTCTCCCGCTGCTCGAGCGAAGGCCCGACGGAGTGCGCGCGACCGCGCACGGCGCGCGCATCGTCGCGCTCGCCGAGCCGATCGAGGCGCAGGCCGCCGAGCTGGAGCGCGCGGCGCTGACCTTGCGCGAGGGTGGGATCGCGCGGGTGCGCGTCTCGGCGACCGAGACCGTGATCGCGGATCTCCTCGCGCCTCGCCTGCCGCGCCTGATCGAGCGCGCGCCCGACGTGCGCGTCGAGCTGCGATCGAGCGCGGCCCTCGTGAGCCTCGCGCGGCACGAGGCCGACCTCGCGATCCGCATGTCGCGTCCGACCGACTCCGCGCTGATCGCGAAGCGACTGCCCGCGCTGCGCCTCGGGCTCTGGGCGAGCGCGGGCTACCTCGGCCGTCGTGCGCCCGACGCGATCGATCTCGCGTGCGAGCGCTTGCTCGGGTACGACGAGGGATACGGCCTGATCCCGGAGGTGCGCTGGTTCCGCGAGAGCGGCCTCGACGACGCGCTGGTGATGCGCACCACGAGCACGCGCGCGCTCCTCGCGAGCGCGGTGGCGGGCGCGGGGATCGCGCTGCTCCCCGAGGCGCTCGCGCGCCCCGCGGGGCTGATCGAGGTGCCGAGCCCGCGTGGCCTGGTGCCGCGCTCTCCGTGGCTGCTGGTCCATCGCGATCTCGCGCGTGTGCCCGCGGTGCGCGCGGTGAGCGCGTGGATCGTCGAGTCGATCGAGCACGCGGTGCGCGGTGGTCGGCCGCCTCGGCCTGCGAATGGCCCGGATCGCCGGTTCCGCGCGCGCCCGGGGGGCTAG
- a CDS encoding AMP-dependent synthetase/ligase: METTTEPSTATRSRKATEGFKPRFDSLVAIYEHATTSFAERPLFGTKKNGEWKWLTYREFAQQTDEVRAALAELGVGVGDRVAMIANNRAEWAIAAYATYGRKGAFVPMYESQMPKEWEYILKDCGAKVVICASEKIRDAILGLRGNTPDLQHVVVVDGSAKDGSIGWSDLRAKGRGKKVPNEKPQPDDLAGLIYTSGTTGNPKGVRLSHANLASNVSAMHEVFPMSPEDRSLSFLPWAHSFGQTVELHGLFSMGASMGIAESVDKIIDNLGEVKPTLLFSVPRIFNRIYDRLHKQMAEATPLRRRIFESAVANAAHRKKLAEQRRTSGFADFKQRIFDRVVFQKVRDRFGGRLRYAFSGGAAISKEVAEFIDNLGITVYEGYGLTETSPIATANWPGARKIGSVGKAIPGVRIAIDLGATGDPRNGEVVVFGHNVMQGYYNLPEENEKVFTEDGGFRTGDMGYLDDDGFLYITGRIKEQYKLENGKYVAPAPLEDKLKLSPYVANTFVYGDNKPYNVALVVPEMKEIEEWAQAQQIHKRGSELLEDEKVVALLRGEIDKYSGEFKQFEKIKKIKLIAEDFTQENGMLTPKLSLKRRVVMQRWGAEIEKLYT, encoded by the coding sequence ATGGAAACGACGACGGAACCCAGCACCGCCACGCGCTCCCGCAAGGCGACCGAAGGCTTCAAGCCGCGCTTCGACTCGCTCGTCGCGATCTACGAGCACGCGACGACGAGCTTCGCCGAGAGACCGCTCTTCGGCACGAAGAAGAACGGCGAGTGGAAGTGGCTGACCTATCGCGAGTTCGCGCAGCAGACCGACGAGGTCCGCGCGGCGCTCGCGGAGCTGGGCGTGGGCGTCGGCGATCGCGTCGCGATGATCGCGAACAACCGCGCGGAGTGGGCGATCGCGGCGTACGCGACGTACGGGCGCAAGGGCGCGTTCGTCCCGATGTACGAGTCGCAGATGCCGAAGGAGTGGGAGTACATCCTAAAGGACTGCGGCGCGAAGGTCGTGATCTGCGCGAGCGAGAAGATCCGCGACGCGATCCTCGGCCTGCGCGGCAACACGCCCGACCTGCAGCACGTCGTCGTCGTCGACGGGAGCGCGAAGGACGGGTCGATCGGCTGGAGCGATCTGCGCGCGAAGGGACGCGGCAAGAAGGTCCCGAACGAGAAGCCGCAGCCCGACGACCTCGCGGGCCTCATCTACACGTCGGGCACCACGGGCAACCCGAAGGGCGTGCGCCTCTCGCACGCGAACCTCGCGAGCAACGTGAGCGCGATGCACGAGGTCTTCCCGATGTCGCCGGAGGACCGCTCGCTCTCGTTCCTCCCGTGGGCGCACAGCTTCGGGCAGACCGTCGAGCTCCACGGCCTGTTCTCGATGGGCGCGTCGATGGGCATCGCGGAGAGCGTCGACAAGATCATCGACAACCTCGGCGAGGTGAAGCCCACGCTGCTCTTCAGCGTGCCGCGCATCTTCAACCGCATCTACGACCGCCTGCACAAGCAGATGGCCGAGGCGACGCCGCTGCGCCGCCGCATCTTCGAGAGCGCGGTCGCGAACGCGGCGCACCGAAAGAAGCTCGCGGAGCAGCGCCGCACGAGCGGCTTCGCCGACTTCAAGCAGCGCATCTTCGATCGCGTCGTGTTCCAGAAGGTGCGCGATCGTTTCGGTGGCCGGCTGCGCTACGCGTTCTCGGGCGGCGCGGCGATCAGCAAGGAGGTCGCCGAGTTCATCGACAACCTCGGCATCACGGTCTACGAGGGCTACGGCCTCACCGAGACCTCGCCGATCGCGACCGCGAACTGGCCGGGCGCGCGCAAGATCGGCAGCGTCGGCAAGGCGATCCCGGGCGTGCGCATCGCGATCGACCTCGGCGCGACGGGCGATCCGCGCAACGGCGAGGTCGTCGTGTTCGGGCACAACGTGATGCAGGGCTACTACAACCTGCCCGAGGAGAACGAGAAGGTCTTCACCGAGGACGGCGGCTTTCGCACCGGTGACATGGGCTATCTCGACGACGACGGGTTCCTCTACATCACCGGGCGCATCAAGGAGCAGTACAAGCTGGAGAACGGCAAGTACGTCGCGCCCGCGCCGCTCGAGGACAAGCTGAAGCTCTCGCCGTACGTGGCGAACACCTTCGTCTACGGCGACAACAAGCCGTACAACGTCGCGCTCGTCGTGCCGGAGATGAAGGAGATCGAGGAGTGGGCGCAGGCCCAGCAGATCCACAAGCGCGGCAGCGAGCTGCTCGAGGACGAGAAGGTCGTCGCCCTGCTCCGCGGTGAGATCGACAAGTACAGCGGCGAGTTCAAGCAGTTCGAGAAGATCAAGAAGATCAAGCTGATCGCCGAGGACTTCACGCAGGAGAACGGCATGCTCACGCCGAAGCTCTCGCTGAAGCGCCGGGTGGTGATGCAGCGCTGGGGCGCGGAGATCGAGAAGCTCTACACGTGA
- a CDS encoding saccharopine dehydrogenase family protein, producing the protein MADTSRALDVVVFGATGFTGRLVCEHLAQHAPEGTRWAIAGRDERRLFAMRGELETRPRPPREVIIANVDDARSLRAMADAARVVLSTVGPYARYGEPVVEAAVEAGSDYVDITGEPAFVDRCIERFDAKARERGARIVNSCGFESIPDDLGALFTAKMLPQGAPMTIEAFVRMRATFSGGTWNTAIAGMANARENTVGRKRPRPRDAARRVRLMPRRVRWVPQLEAWAVPMPTIENEVVLRSARALDVFGPDFQFGHHLRMRHLRGVLGLALGVGGVAALAQLGPTRELLEQVRKPGEGPDAAARMRSWFELTLIGEAASHRVITTVSGGDPGYDETAKMVAQSALCLALDRASLPQRAGVITPAVAMGDRLRERLQRVGVRFQVKEKI; encoded by the coding sequence ATGGCGGACACATCTCGCGCGCTCGACGTCGTGGTCTTCGGCGCGACCGGGTTCACCGGGCGCCTCGTGTGCGAGCACCTCGCGCAGCACGCGCCCGAGGGCACACGCTGGGCGATCGCGGGGCGCGACGAGCGACGGCTCTTCGCGATGCGCGGCGAGCTCGAGACGCGACCTCGTCCACCCCGCGAGGTGATCATCGCGAACGTCGACGACGCGCGCTCGCTGCGCGCGATGGCCGATGCGGCGCGCGTGGTGCTGTCGACCGTCGGGCCCTATGCGCGCTACGGCGAGCCGGTCGTCGAGGCCGCGGTCGAGGCGGGCAGCGACTACGTCGACATCACGGGCGAGCCCGCGTTCGTCGATCGCTGCATCGAGCGCTTCGACGCGAAGGCGCGCGAGCGCGGCGCGCGCATCGTGAACAGCTGCGGCTTCGAGAGCATCCCCGACGATCTCGGCGCGCTCTTCACCGCGAAGATGCTCCCGCAGGGCGCGCCGATGACGATCGAGGCGTTCGTCCGCATGCGCGCGACCTTCTCGGGCGGGACGTGGAACACCGCGATCGCAGGGATGGCGAACGCGCGCGAGAACACCGTCGGTCGCAAGCGGCCGCGACCGCGCGACGCTGCGCGACGCGTCCGGCTGATGCCGCGGCGCGTGCGATGGGTGCCGCAGCTCGAAGCGTGGGCGGTGCCGATGCCGACGATCGAAAACGAGGTCGTGCTGCGCAGCGCGCGCGCGCTCGACGTGTTCGGGCCCGACTTCCAGTTCGGGCATCACCTCCGGATGCGCCACCTGCGCGGCGTGCTCGGCCTCGCGCTCGGCGTCGGCGGCGTCGCGGCGCTCGCGCAGCTGGGGCCGACTCGCGAGCTGCTCGAGCAGGTGCGCAAGCCTGGCGAAGGGCCCGACGCCGCGGCGCGCATGCGCTCGTGGTTCGAGCTCACGCTGATCGGCGAGGCTGCGAGCCATCGTGTGATCACCACCGTGAGCGGCGGCGATCCCGGCTACGACGAGACCGCGAAGATGGTCGCGCAGTCCGCGCTCTGCCTCGCGCTCGATCGTGCGTCGCTGCCCCAGCGTGCCGGCGTGATCACGCCCGCGGTGGCGATGGGCGATCGACTGCGCGAGCGCCTGCAGCGCGTGGGCGTGCGCTTCCAGGTGAAGGAGAAGATCTGA
- a CDS encoding UbiA prenyltransferase family protein, whose amino-acid sequence MLIGLLRTMRPHQWVKNLVVLAPLVFARELFDVPALLRALAGFALFCVLAGAVYVLNDLVDVEADREHPKKKHRPIASGRVTEAQAKGALVVLATIAVVGGLALGGAFLAAALGYLALNLAYSFKLKKIAYLDVLCIAGGFELRVLGGSFAAQVPPSWYLLIVMFLAATFLGLGKRAHELAAMEEHAGGKASKTRAALGSYDLRVLMPLLYVMGVATLVTYVVYTLDPDTIAAFGTRWLAVSVVFTTIGVGRFLHLVRRKADADSPTDAMLKDPPFLASVGAWALCVLLVLYFT is encoded by the coding sequence ATGCTGATCGGTCTCCTCCGCACGATGCGGCCGCACCAGTGGGTGAAGAACCTCGTGGTGCTCGCGCCCCTCGTGTTCGCACGCGAGCTCTTCGACGTCCCGGCGTTGTTGCGGGCGCTCGCGGGCTTCGCGCTGTTCTGCGTGCTCGCCGGCGCGGTCTACGTGCTCAACGACCTCGTCGACGTCGAGGCCGATCGCGAGCACCCGAAGAAGAAGCACCGACCGATCGCGAGCGGCCGCGTCACCGAGGCGCAGGCGAAGGGCGCGCTCGTGGTGCTCGCGACGATCGCGGTGGTCGGAGGCCTCGCGCTCGGCGGCGCGTTCCTCGCGGCGGCGCTGGGCTACCTCGCGCTCAACCTCGCGTACTCGTTCAAGCTGAAGAAGATCGCGTACCTCGACGTGCTGTGCATCGCCGGCGGGTTCGAGCTGCGCGTGCTCGGTGGCTCGTTCGCCGCGCAGGTGCCGCCCTCCTGGTACCTGCTGATCGTCATGTTCCTGGCCGCGACGTTCCTCGGCCTCGGCAAGCGCGCGCACGAGCTCGCGGCGATGGAGGAGCACGCGGGCGGCAAGGCGTCGAAGACGCGCGCCGCGCTCGGTTCGTACGACCTTCGCGTGCTGATGCCGCTGCTCTACGTGATGGGCGTCGCGACGCTCGTGACGTACGTGGTGTACACGCTCGATCCCGACACGATCGCGGCGTTCGGGACGCGCTGGCTCGCGGTCAGCGTCGTGTTCACGACGATCGGCGTGGGGCGCTTCCTCCATCTCGTGCGTCGCAAGGCCGACGCAGACAGCCCCACGGACGCGATGCTCAAAGATCCGCCGTTCCTCGCGAGCGTCGGCGCGTGGGCGCTCTGCGTCCTGCTCGTCCTCTATTTCACCTGA
- a CDS encoding DUF4230 domain-containing protein, producing the protein MHDEKTDVSHEREPRAPSGTQRRVVRGGAWVLVVLLMASIGAGVVQLGWNLAHVAVPSSEARTVRSGPDVVVAVRDLARLESASFHMERVVELTSTQRRVFGLLEAEDSILLVAAADVVAGVDLSELRDGDVVVDPETRRVRVTLPPARVLSARLDSERTFVHSRRTDVLAMRREQLESEARREAERTLQASAIEAGILDRAATNAERTVEALVRSLGFEHVDVEVRAAGPVIDAPR; encoded by the coding sequence ATGCACGACGAGAAGACCGACGTGAGCCACGAGCGCGAGCCGCGGGCGCCGAGCGGAACGCAGCGGCGTGTGGTGCGGGGCGGGGCGTGGGTGTTGGTCGTGCTGCTCATGGCGTCGATCGGCGCGGGCGTGGTGCAGCTCGGATGGAACCTCGCGCACGTCGCCGTGCCTTCGAGCGAGGCGCGCACCGTGCGATCGGGGCCCGACGTGGTGGTCGCGGTGCGCGATCTCGCGCGGCTCGAGTCGGCGTCGTTCCACATGGAGCGCGTGGTCGAGCTCACGAGCACGCAGCGTCGCGTCTTCGGGCTCCTCGAGGCGGAGGACTCGATCCTGCTCGTCGCCGCGGCGGACGTGGTCGCGGGCGTGGACCTGAGCGAGCTGCGCGATGGAGACGTGGTGGTCGATCCCGAGACGCGTCGGGTGCGCGTCACGTTGCCGCCCGCGCGCGTGCTCTCCGCGCGGCTCGACTCGGAGCGGACGTTCGTGCACTCGCGGCGCACCGACGTGCTCGCGATGCGGCGCGAGCAGCTCGAGAGCGAGGCGCGACGCGAGGCCGAGCGCACGCTCCAGGCGAGCGCGATCGAGGCCGGGATCCTCGATCGCGCGGCGACGAACGCGGAGCGCACCGTCGAGGCGCTGGTGCGCTCGCTCGGGTTCGAGCACGTCGACGTCGAGGTGCGCGCGGCCGGGCCGGTGATCGACGCGCCGCGGTGA
- a CDS encoding M66 family metalloprotease, whose protein sequence is MRCVTWVLASFAVVACTGEIREEPAREDRAQHDASVLASDAATARDAGAPPIDAAPEGVRLAEGVAIDGLALFQGVRVALAADGAAVASRNAPIVARRAAIVRVYVRVDAPRAITAELEVRDGDRVLDVLRDTRTIATTSRDDDPTSVLQLEIAAEHVTETTRFAVRLVDPAGTLAPTGASHDARLPRDGSAIDLRAQDDGAGLELVLVPIRWDGDGSGRLPITDDAWIARVRALLTSLYPLVDVDITVHAPVAWSGGLSFGAINSMLVDLREREGASPRAYYYALARPEETFGEYCSFRCTTGQSFVVDDPEDHDIRVGTGVGFGTEGSAWTLAHELGHIHGRRHAPCGGASSPDLAFPYDEGGVGVWGFDARDASFVDPGEASDFMSYCDPEWISDYTWSALFARTIAVSALSRHHAAHDVLLVRDGDELVLAGRARMRAPRTRDHRAYRYLDAIGRTIARGLAPAIAQSHTDELVLVLPAPPQRASHVRVGDRVLAIR, encoded by the coding sequence ATGCGATGCGTGACGTGGGTGCTCGCGAGCTTCGCGGTCGTCGCGTGCACCGGCGAGATCCGCGAGGAGCCAGCGCGCGAGGATCGCGCCCAGCACGACGCGAGCGTCCTCGCGAGCGATGCCGCGACGGCGCGCGACGCGGGCGCTCCGCCGATCGACGCTGCGCCCGAGGGCGTGCGGCTCGCCGAGGGCGTCGCGATCGACGGGCTCGCGCTGTTCCAGGGCGTTCGCGTCGCGCTCGCGGCGGACGGAGCGGCGGTCGCTTCGCGCAACGCGCCGATCGTCGCGCGCCGCGCCGCGATCGTGCGCGTCTACGTCCGCGTCGACGCGCCGCGTGCGATCACCGCCGAGCTCGAGGTGCGCGACGGCGATCGTGTCCTCGACGTCCTGCGCGACACCCGAACGATCGCGACGACCTCGCGCGACGACGACCCCACGTCGGTCCTCCAGCTCGAGATCGCCGCCGAGCACGTCACCGAGACCACGCGTTTCGCGGTACGCCTCGTCGATCCCGCGGGCACGCTCGCGCCGACCGGCGCCTCGCACGACGCGCGTCTGCCGCGCGACGGAAGCGCGATCGATCTCCGCGCGCAGGACGACGGCGCGGGGCTCGAGCTCGTGCTCGTCCCGATCCGCTGGGATGGCGACGGGAGCGGTCGTCTGCCGATCACCGACGACGCGTGGATCGCGCGGGTGCGCGCGCTGCTCACGTCGCTCTATCCGCTGGTCGACGTCGACATCACGGTGCACGCGCCGGTCGCGTGGAGCGGCGGGCTCAGCTTCGGCGCGATCAACTCGATGCTCGTCGATCTGCGCGAGCGCGAGGGCGCGTCGCCGCGCGCCTATTACTACGCGCTGGCGCGTCCCGAGGAGACGTTCGGCGAGTACTGCTCGTTCCGCTGCACCACCGGGCAGAGCTTCGTCGTCGACGATCCCGAGGATCACGACATCCGCGTCGGCACCGGCGTCGGGTTCGGCACCGAGGGCTCGGCGTGGACGCTCGCGCACGAGCTCGGGCACATCCACGGCCGACGTCACGCGCCGTGCGGCGGTGCCTCGAGCCCGGACCTCGCGTTCCCCTACGACGAAGGCGGCGTCGGCGTGTGGGGCTTCGACGCGCGCGACGCTTCGTTCGTCGATCCCGGCGAGGCGAGCGACTTCATGAGCTACTGCGATCCCGAGTGGATCAGCGACTACACGTGGAGCGCGCTCTTCGCGCGCACGATCGCGGTCAGCGCGCTCTCCCGGCACCACGCCGCGCACGACGTGCTGCTGGTGCGCGACGGAGACGAGCTCGTGCTCGCGGGCCGCGCACGGATGCGCGCGCCGCGGACGCGCGATCACCGCGCGTATCGCTACCTCGACGCGATCGGTCGCACCATCGCGCGCGGCCTCGCGCCCGCGATCGCGCAGTCGCACACCGACGAGCTCGTGCTGGTGCTCCCCGCGCCGCCGCAGCGCGCGAGCCACGTTCGCGTCGGCGATCGTGTGCTCGCGATCCGCTGA
- a CDS encoding threonine/serine ThrE exporter family protein: MDLWILQAARVLDRRRRSERGSLDSLVHGEALAEHAADGLDPSLAFSLRLARALLGCGMPAQRVEESLYRLAESLGFDIDAFCTPTALIVTMSKEGATGPHDVRTRVVRVEPGQTDLERLSALHDLVGRVERREITPGDGARRIEAILARRPRWNDTSIALAFGLVSMAASILLGGGGLDLPIAGALGVLVGVLDAIGHRVPAVQRLLPALAASSVSFLASMLAWQGVPVRPSVVLLASIVVLLPGLTVTTATLELATANLVSGTARLMGGAVTFLQLGFGVALGLEIAKMLPHIPAPPPPDALPAWAVLVAPLGSALGFTVLLRAKPADGVWVLFAVVLALAGSQLGGRLMGAELGAFVGALVVASASHVFARWRDRPVNLMLVPGILFLVPGSIGFLSIRSLLEHDVEGAVSTAFRMSIVAMALAAGILVATAAVPPRKAL; the protein is encoded by the coding sequence GTGGATCTCTGGATTCTCCAGGCCGCTCGCGTTCTCGACCGGCGGCGGCGCAGCGAGCGCGGAAGCCTCGACTCGCTCGTGCACGGAGAGGCGCTCGCCGAGCACGCGGCGGACGGCCTGGACCCGTCTCTGGCGTTCTCGCTGCGCCTCGCACGTGCGCTGCTCGGGTGCGGCATGCCCGCACAGCGGGTCGAGGAGTCGCTCTACCGGCTCGCGGAGTCGCTCGGCTTCGACATCGACGCGTTCTGCACGCCGACCGCGCTGATCGTCACGATGTCGAAGGAGGGCGCGACCGGACCGCACGACGTGCGCACGCGCGTGGTGCGCGTCGAGCCGGGCCAGACCGATCTCGAGCGGCTGAGCGCGCTGCACGATCTCGTCGGTCGCGTCGAGCGCCGCGAGATCACGCCGGGCGACGGGGCGCGCCGCATCGAGGCGATCCTCGCGCGCCGCCCGCGCTGGAACGACACGTCGATCGCGCTCGCGTTCGGCCTGGTGTCGATGGCCGCGTCGATCCTGCTGGGCGGCGGCGGGCTCGATCTGCCGATCGCGGGCGCGCTCGGCGTGCTCGTCGGCGTGCTCGACGCGATCGGACATCGCGTCCCTGCGGTGCAGCGCCTCCTGCCGGCGCTCGCGGCGAGCTCGGTGTCGTTCCTCGCGTCGATGCTCGCGTGGCAGGGCGTGCCGGTGCGGCCGAGCGTCGTGCTGCTCGCGTCGATCGTCGTGCTGCTGCCCGGGCTCACCGTGACGACCGCGACGCTCGAGCTCGCGACCGCGAACCTGGTGTCCGGCACCGCGCGCTTGATGGGCGGCGCGGTGACGTTCCTGCAGCTCGGGTTCGGCGTCGCGCTCGGCCTCGAGATCGCGAAGATGCTGCCGCACATCCCGGCGCCGCCGCCGCCCGACGCGCTGCCCGCGTGGGCCGTGCTCGTCGCGCCGCTCGGATCGGCGCTCGGGTTCACGGTGCTGCTCCGCGCGAAGCCGGCGGATGGCGTCTGGGTGCTCTTCGCGGTCGTGCTCGCGCTCGCCGGATCGCAGCTCGGCGGTCGCTTGATGGGCGCGGAGCTCGGCGCGTTCGTCGGCGCGCTCGTGGTCGCGAGCGCGTCGCACGTGTTCGCGCGATGGCGCGATCGCCCGGTGAACCTGATGCTCGTGCCGGGGATCTTGTTCCTCGTGCCGGGGAGCATCGGGTTCCTGTCGATCCGATCGCTGCTCGAGCACGACGTCGAGGGCGCGGTGAGCACCGCGTTCCGCATGTCGATCGTCGCGATGGCGCTCGCCGCGGGCATCCTGGTCGCGACCGCGGCCGTGCCGCCGCGCAAAGCGCTCTGA
- a CDS encoding zinc-dependent alcohol dehydrogenase: MQELVFVERGKLEWRERDAPRVEGAGEALVRPLVVTRCDLDRAIVTGVFPMAGPFAVGHETVGEVLEVGSGVTRVRPGDRVVVPFQISCGACDRCARGFTGSCREVPLRSSFGLGPLSGREWGGALSDVIRVPYADAMLVALPEGLDPMIAAGAADNVSDGWRTVAEPLAQLPGAPVLVVGGAAESIGLYAVASARALGASEVAYVDHDEARLAIASALGARVVPFARDAKPGRFAITVDASARTEGLRLALACTDVEGTCTSVGVYTTEVSLPLLELYSKGVRFLTGRAHARAVLPEVLAKLADRTLAIDAVTMARVMWGDARDAWGEPATKMVVARE, from the coding sequence ATGCAGGAGCTGGTCTTCGTGGAGCGCGGGAAGCTCGAGTGGCGGGAGCGCGACGCGCCGCGGGTCGAAGGCGCGGGCGAGGCGCTGGTGCGGCCGCTCGTGGTGACGCGGTGCGATCTCGATCGCGCGATCGTGACCGGTGTGTTCCCGATGGCCGGGCCGTTCGCGGTGGGCCACGAGACGGTCGGCGAGGTGCTCGAGGTGGGCAGCGGCGTCACGCGCGTGCGGCCCGGGGATCGTGTGGTGGTGCCGTTCCAGATCTCGTGCGGCGCGTGTGATCGCTGCGCGCGCGGCTTCACCGGATCGTGCCGCGAGGTGCCGCTGCGATCGTCGTTCGGGCTCGGACCGCTGTCGGGTCGTGAGTGGGGCGGCGCGCTCTCCGACGTGATCCGCGTGCCCTACGCCGACGCGATGTTGGTCGCGCTCCCGGAAGGGCTCGATCCGATGATCGCGGCGGGCGCCGCGGACAACGTGAGCGACGGATGGCGCACGGTCGCCGAGCCGCTCGCGCAGCTGCCGGGCGCGCCGGTGCTGGTGGTCGGCGGCGCGGCCGAGAGCATCGGCTTGTACGCGGTCGCGTCGGCGCGCGCGCTCGGCGCGAGCGAGGTGGCGTACGTCGATCACGACGAGGCGCGGCTCGCGATCGCGAGCGCGCTCGGGGCGCGGGTCGTGCCGTTCGCGCGCGACGCCAAGCCGGGCCGCTTCGCGATCACGGTCGACGCGAGCGCACGCACCGAGGGGCTGCGGCTCGCGCTCGCGTGCACCGACGTCGAGGGCACGTGCACGAGCGTCGGCGTCTACACCACCGAGGTGTCGTTGCCGCTGCTCGAGCTCTACTCGAAGGGCGTCCGCTTCCTCACCGGCCGCGCGCACGCGCGCGCCGTGCTGCCCGAGGTCCTCGCGAAGCTCGCGGATCGCACCCTCGCGATCGACGCGGTCACGATGGCGCGCGTGATGTGGGGCGATGCGCGCGACGCGTGGGGCGAGCCCGCGACGAAGATGGTCGTCGCGCGCGAGTGA